Proteins encoded by one window of Culicoides brevitarsis isolate CSIRO-B50_1 chromosome 2, AGI_CSIRO_Cbre_v1, whole genome shotgun sequence:
- the LOC134831626 gene encoding tRNA 2'-phosphotransferase 1, with translation MRKIESRDTSISKALSFLLRHGALKAGLPMQSDGFVDVNSILGHPEMQRRGVQLVDLQRIVKNDQKKRFTMEGNRIRANQGHSMKEVSDLELTKLDKIDFDVVHGTYFRYWEAIRSEGLKKMQRNFIHFASTAVFKDAVSGFRSDSEILIFVDTTKAMQDGIEFYRSANGVVLTEGKNGILEPKYFLKVVDRKRGNTLNVL, from the coding sequence atgcgGAAAATCGAGTCTCGCGATACGAGCATCAGCAAAGCTTTGTCTTTCCTTTTGCGACATGGAGCTTTAAAAGCAGGACTTCCGATGCAAAGCGATGGTTTCGTCGacgtaaattcaattttggggCATCCAGAGATGCAAAGACGCGGCGTTCAGTTAGTTGACCTTCAACGAATCGtcaaaaatgaccaaaaaaagCGATTTACGATGGAAGGAAATCGCATCCGGGCGAATCAGGGACACTCGATGAAGGAAGTTTCCGATCTggaattgacaaaattggacAAAATTGACTTTGATGTCGTGCATGGAACGTATTTTCGGTATTGGGAAGCCATCCGAAGCGAAGGTTTGAAGAAGATGCAgcgaaatttcattcattttgcgAGCACAGCGGTGTTCAAAGACGCTGTCAGTGGCTTCCGGAGCGATTCTGAGATCTTAATTTTCGTTGACACGACAAAAGCAATGCAAGATGGCATCGAATTTTATCGTTCGGCGAATGGAGTTGTACTAACTGAAGGCAAAAATGGCATTTTGGAGCCGAAATACTTCCTAAAAGTCGTCGATCGTAAACGGGGCAACACTTTGAATGTTCtttaa
- the LOC134831518 gene encoding FAD-dependent oxidoreductase domain-containing protein 1: MLLRRTSSNLRFLAKNVRKISVSSCVRKDVVPPEDEDPIKRTIRILKDDIKRPIQRYKNLWEEAKRESASLEDLEVDPKKQFQSHCDVLVIGGGAMGSSAAYWLKKRAREGLNVVVVEKDPTYATASTPLSVGGLRQQFSIEENVMMSLFGAEFLRNIKQELGDDVDVNFNPYGYMMLASEEGAETLIENSKMQNELGARNEILTAEQIKRKFPWINTEGIAVGCHGLEKEGWFDPWSLLCAFKNRAIEYGAHYTQAEVVGFQIETDETTMSPHDDFGHLQKLDKAIVKMPNGELRTIKFAICVLAAGAQSGKIAKMANIGTGRGVLNVPLPVEPRKRFVYCFKCQGDNGPGLNTPLTIDPSNTYFRRDGLGGNYIGGKSPCAHEEPNCDNLEVDHDFFDTHVWPHLANRVPAFEAIKVQNAWAGFYEMNTFDENGIIGSHPYYPNLMFATGFSGHGIQQSPAVGKAIMELIVDAQYMSINLERLGFDRIIVNQPMYEANIV, encoded by the coding sequence ATGCTGCTGCGACGGACCTCATCAAATTTGCGttttttagcgaaaaacgTTCGAAAAATCTCGGTTTCGAGTTGTGTCAGGAAGGATGTTGTCCCGCCCGAGGATGAGGATCCCATTAAACGGACCATTCGGATATTGAAGGATGATATTAAACGCCCGATTCAGCGATACAAGAATTTGTGGGAAGAGGCGAAAAGGGAAAGTGCCTCATTGGAAGACCTGGAAGTCGATCCGAAGAAGCAATTTCAGTCGCATTGCGATGTTTTGGTTATTGGAGGCGGAGCGATGGGCAGTTCTGCGGCTTATTGGCTCAAAAAACGGGCTCGCGAAGGTTTaaacgtcgtcgttgtcgaaaAAGACCCGACTTATGCGACAGCTTCGACCCCGCTTTCGGTTGGAGGGTTGCGACAACAATTTTCCATCGAAGAAAATGTGATGATGAGTCTTTTTGGCGccgaatttttacgaaatatcAAGCAGGAGCTTGGGGATGATGTCGATGTGAACTTCAATCCGTACGGATACATGATGCTGGCATCCGAGGAAGGCGCCGAAACGTTAATTGAGAactcaaaaatgcaaaatgagCTGGGGGCACGCAACGAAATCCTTACCGCGGAGCAAATTAAGCGAAAATTTCCGTGGATTAACACTGAAGGCATCGCTGTTGGGTGTCACGGACTCGAAAAAGAAGGTTGGTTTGACCCCTGGAGCCTTTTGTGTGCCTTTAAGAACCGCGCGATCGAGTATGGAGCACATTACACACAAGCAGAAGTCGTAGGATTCCAAATTGAAACAGATGAAACCACGATGTCGCCTCACGATGACTTCGGACACTTGCAAAAACTCGACAAAGCGATTGTCAAAATGCCGAATGGCGAGTTGCGGACTATTAAATTTGCCATTTGTGTTCTTGCGGCGGGCGCACAATCcggaaaaatcgcaaaaatggCGAATATTGGCACCGGAAGGGGAGTTTTGAATGTCCCGTTGCCTGTAGAGCCGCGAAAACGCTTCGTTTATTGCTTCAAGTGTCAAGGAGACAACGGACCAGGGTTAAATACGCCACTGACGATCGATCCGAGCAACACGTATTTCCGTCGTGATGGTTTGGGAGGCAATTATATCGGCGGAAAGAGTCCTTGTGCCCATGAAGAGCCAAATTGCGATAATTTAGAGGTAGATCACGACTTTTTTGATACCCATGTTTGGCCTCATCTGGCGAATCGAGTGCCGGCGTTTGAAGCgattaaagttcaaaatgcGTGGGCGGGATTTTATGAGATGAATACCTTTGATGAGAACGGAATTATTGGGTCGCATCCGTATTATCCGAATTTGATGTTTGCAACGGGATTTTCGGGGCATGGAATTCAACAGAGTCCCGCTGTGGGAAAGGCAATTATGGAGTTGATTGTTGATGCGCAATATATGTCGATTAATTTGGAAAGGTTGGGATTCGATCGGATTATTGTGAATCAACCGATGTACGAAGCGAACATTGTTTGA
- the LOC134831624 gene encoding terminal uridylyltransferase Tailor: protein METNLEQNPHETDAPTTDPPEIDDECSQEEQEMKQLEEELKAAKENTEKEQNSEQNTDQQQPNPENPDVKAKLERLRLLRQNKKERKRARKLQGKPEDPDLKRILEELETSFDGKEFQVLIRVLQPPVKILKERYYEIRNDLRAAITRYYPQVDIKLFGSCVTDLIFDNSDFDFFVDVPSNEDNLSKLNRIHRLICNSKAFARPIKISRARTPLIKVTHIATKTQMDINVSNPLGVFNSEFLRFALSFDPRIKPLAICIKYWARLHHLCGTNLMSNYCLVNLLLFYLMNLRDPLFPAVGILQNRVPEYYIGPWNLAFDAHFPNTSNCMSSLIELLEGFFQYYENFSFETVVVCLFSGKAYPRKVFEESRGLIMEADRYQMARRRFDLQPFTTTTPICVQDPFELNCNIGNSVNANTFKRFRDYCQLAVQIFKEFPSETCRASIILKKLFTSVTSVQQPVSLLDMINNPTSKQVCKLQPMQHELAAFSKIFDTKKLDDTEFNRKRFWCEQMVELVQKMMKEVYLVNLFPFELKRSTSVGHVTLCDYQIRLRKNTWSNRGKLEFTDRQGFEREIALSKELKEKSSPMYLDAEITIQAKRERDYIEIELQELSGLEDKQKLLKEFFEETILASTRSFVKSYMSMMAAEEQTEEVKNAEEKQNGEKKVEETANNEEIKAENGS from the exons ATGGAGACAAATTTGGAACAAAACCCGCACGAAACAGATGCACCGACAACCGATCCGCCCGAAATCGATGACGAATGTTCGCAAGAAGAGCAGGAAATGAAACAACTCGAGGAAGAATTAAAAGCCGCCAaggaaaatacagaaaaagaacaaaattccGAGCAAAATACAGATCAACAGCAGCCAAATCCCGAAAATCCCGATGTTAAAGCCAAACTTGAGCGTCTCCGGTTGCTGCGACAgaacaaaaaagagagaaaacgcGCGAGAAAGTTGCAAGGCAAGCCAGAAGATCCGGATTTGAAGAGAATTTTGGAAGAATTAGAGACGAGTTTTGACGGGAAAGAGTTTCAAGTGCTAATTCGAGTGTTACAACCGCCGGTGAAGATATTAAAAGAACGATATTACGAGATACGGAACGATTTGAGGGCGGCAATTACCAGATATTACCCACAAGTGGATATTAAATTGTTTGGATCGTGTGTGACAGACTTGATTTTTGACA ACAGTGACTTTGACTTTTTCGTCGACGTGCCATCGAACGAAGACAACCTTTCCAAGCTGAATCGCATCCATCGTCTCATCTGCAATTCCAAAGCCTTCGCACGCCCCATAAAAATCAGCAGAGCCCGAACGCCACTCATCAAAGTCACTCACATCGCCACAAAAACGCAAATGGACATCAACGTCTCCAACCCTCTCGGCGTCTTTAACAGCGAATTCCTCCGTTTTGCACTGTCCTTCGACCCTCGCATCAAACCTCTGGCCATCTGCATCAAATATTGGGCACGCTTGCATCACCTTTGCGGCACGAATCTTATGAGCAACTACTGCCTCGTCAATTTGCTACTTTTCTACCTCATGAATTTACGGGATCCGCTCTTTCCGGCCGTGGGGATTTTGCAAAATCGCGTGCCCGAGTACTACATTGGGCCGTGGAATTTGGCATTTGATGCGCATTTTCCGAATACGTCGAACTGCATGTCGTCGCTCATCGAGTTGCTCGAGGGATTTTTCCAGTATTACGAGAATTTTTCGTTCGAAACTGTCGTCGTGTGTTTATTTTCGGGCAAAGCGTATCCGCGGAAGGTATTTGAGGAGTCACGTGGCTTGATAATGGAGGCAGATCGTTATCAGATGGCACGACGTCGTTTTGACTTGCAACCGTTCACGACAACGACCCCGATTTGTGTTCAGGATCCCTTCGAGCTGAATTGCAACATTGGGAATTCCGTGAATGCGAACACTTTTAAGCGTTTTCGGGACTATTGCCAGCTTGCGGTGcaaattttcaaggaatttccgAGCGAAACGTGTCGCGCAtcgataattttgaagaaacttTTCACTTCGGTGACGAGTGTGCAGCAGCCCGTGAGTTTGCTTGACATGATCAACAATCCAACCTCGAAGCAAGTTTGCAAATTGCAACCGATGCAACACGAACTCGCAGCTTTTAGCAAAATATTCGACACGAAAAAGCTGGATGACACGGAATTCAATCGGAAACGCTTCTGGTGCGAACAAATGGTCGAACTCgtgcaaaaaatgatgaaagaaGTCTATCTCGTCAATCTCTTTCCGTTCGAACTAAAACGTTCAACTTCCGtgggtcacgtgactttatgCGACTATCAAATCCGTCTCCGCAAAAATACTTGGAGCAATCGCGGAAAACTCGAATTTACCGACAGACAAGGCTTCGAACGGGAAATCGCCTTGTCGAAAGAACTCAAGGAAAAAAGCTCGCCGATGTATTTGGATGCGGAAATTACGATTCAGGCGAAACGTGAACGAGATTACATCGAAATTGAGTTGCAAGAGTTGTCGGGATTGGAGGACAAGCAAAAGTTGctgaaggaattttttgaagaaacgaTTCTGGCATCCACGAGAAGTTTTGTGAAGTCGTACATGAGTATGATGGCGGCGGAGGAACAAACGGAGGAAGTAAAAAATGCGGAGGAAAAACAAAATggagagaaaaaagttgaGGAAACGGCGAATAATGAGGAGATAAAGGCAGAAAATGGCTCGTAA
- the LOC134830399 gene encoding FAST kinase domain-containing protein 5, mitochondrial-like yields the protein MFFLKLITHRTLKGVTPLVTTFQRGFRFQISCLYARTFNHFQNDYGRNVLMSIPAPNMLKLEELSPFLQKPAPERDSLTQILASKDWKSCSTEELYAGLESVATYCREYDLQISETCFDEIIDAFADRRHEFSDEILLDLLKLLMILPTTPSKNTRNYWDLWLAIEDVCLARVRSWDLGKRLLYVDHFHSLGLGKTSKLTHNVVMRMGRNIPKLPKDLFLQLLFFLNVTRDPIDEMIDIEKNWIHSMDDMTIEEVGVVCTGLFKTKTRIRDIRVLKKLYAKLHRHLDTVDSMTLSNILKQLEYSTKAKETYLVIELLDALTPHIHRFHLVSCLHIGTLGTDMQQCHEPSLKLVIQRFYNEFENARLKDLERIAFIIGLFDFKMPDGLERKLMEKIVNELDNRVDEVARYPSVFINLVHYLSIIDPTFVTPDMISLSLNPDFLIKAFGKNSFNLGSSAVSLDSFAEIYYGDAYKGNRMSKQRKNFICGVTLDYEPYREKRDKLTHGNKMLLEIVEGCEEVFGFAKMFSPLPHFQRLDVILAVDSDTKKAIDIRHNFPEKMNSTILTRDILLQGVKEKDRTKLFALVIAGHNNVLRGTDKVTGYVRTKVWQLEKRGFEVLVINWRYWPTDLRKQKEYLKQVIEQKLGN from the exons ATGTTTTTCCTTAAACTCATCACACATCGTACACTCAAAGGCGTCACACCGCTTGTCACAACTTTTCAACGTGGATTTCGTTTTCAAATATCCTGTCTTTACGCACGCACCTTCAACCATTTCCAAAATGATTACGGAAGAAACGTATTGATGTCAATCCCAGCCCCCAACATGCTCAAATTGGAAGAACTCTCACCTTTTCTGCAAAAACCGGCGCCCGAACGAGACTCCCTCACACAAATCCTCGCATCAAAAGACTGGAAATCGTGTTCGACGGAAGAACTCTACGCTGGATTGGAATCCGTTGCCACATATTGTCGCGAATACGACTTACAAATCTCCGAAACTTGCTTCGATGAGATTATTGATGCCTTTGCGGATCGTCGCCATGAGTTCAGTGACGAAATATTGTTGGATTTGTTGAaacttttgatgattttgccGACGACGCCGAGTAAAAACACGAGAAATTATTGGGATTTGTGGCTCGCGATTGAAGATGTGTGTTTGGCGCGTGTCCGTAGTTGGGATTTGGGCAAAAGATTGCTTTACGTGGaccattttcattcattaggTTTGGGAAAAACGTCGAAATTGACACATAATGTGGTTATGCGGATGGGCAGAAATATTCCAAAGTTgccaaaagatttatttttgcaacttttgttctttttgaATGTCACACGAGATCCCATCGATGAGATGATTGACATCGAGAAGAATTGGATTCATTCGATGGATGACATGACAATTGAAGAAGTGGGAGTTGTTTGCACGGgacttttcaaaacaaaaaccagAATTCGCGATATTCGAGTTTTGAAGAAGTTGTATGCGAAATTACATCGACATTTGGATACGGTTGATAGCATGACGTTGTCCAATATTCTGAAG cAACTCGAATACTCAACCAAAGCAAAAGAAACCTACCTCGTCATCGAGCTACTTGACGCCCTCACGCCTCACATCCATCGTTTCCATCTCGTAAGTTGTCTTCACATTGGTACTCTCGGCACAGATATGCAACAATGTCACGAACCTTCCTTAAAACTCGTCATCCAACGTTTTTACAACGAATTCGAAAACGCTCGTTTGAAGGATTTGGAACGAATTGCTTTCATAATCGGCTTATTCGACTTCAAAATGCCCGACGGCTTGGAacgaaaattaatggaaaaaattgtgaacGAACTCGACAATCGCGTAGATGAAGTCGCCAGGTATCCGAGCGTTTTTATCAATCTCGTGCATTATTTGTCGATAATTGATCCAACTTTTGTCACGCCAGACATGATCTCGCTCAGTCTCAATCCAGATTTCCTTATCAAGGCATTCGGCAAAAATAGCTTCAATTTGGGAAGTTCCGCTGTATCTCTCGATAGTTTTGCGGAAATTTATTACGGAGATGCGTACAAAGGAAATCGCATGTCGAAACagaggaaaaatttcatttgcgGCGTCACGTTAGATTACGAGCCGTATCGCGAAAAACGAGATAAACTCACGCACGGCAATAAAATGTTGCTTGAAATCGTCGAGGGATGCGAAGAAGTCTTTGGATTTGCGAAAATGTTTAGTCCCTTGCCGCATTTTCAGCGATTGGATGTCATTTTAGCAGTAGATAGCGATACAAAAAAAGCCATTGACATCAGACATAATTTTCCGGAGAAAATGAACTCGACGATTTTGACGCGAGATATTTTGTTGCAAGGCGTTAAGGAAAAAGACAGAACAAAATTGTTCGCTTTGGTTATAGCGGGACACAATAATGTGTTGAGAGGCACAGATAAAGTGACGGGATATGTTAGAACGAAAGTTTGGCAATTGGAAAAACGTGGATTTGAAGTTTTGGTGATCAATTGGAGGTATTGGCCAACAGATTTGAGGAAGCAAAAAGAATATTTGAAGCAAGTTATAGAGCAAAAGTTAGGAAattaa
- the LOC134830730 gene encoding metaxin-2-like, giving the protein MPQSELKDILINELSKGRANSKEQKHEFILYHPLEVEQMLLPETAAFLAVKTYFKMLGLPLKCESRINAEFMSPGGAKTKLPILQYGNVLVAEFLPIVDFLEHEGYSLWPKDMEKRERENWNAKLQEMDNTFTNAELFVCWMDDAVRETITYPRYGSPYPWPLNHIQAWRKHRQVKKLLDVDEWLDYDMEMVGSEIKDKCRELSEMLQDRPYFNGAFPTEFDALMFGHLYATITTNLNNVELAEKINQKSNLTRFCQHIEQEYYSRKGSR; this is encoded by the coding sequence atgcctcaATCCGAGTTGAAAGACATCCTCATCAACGAACTGAGCAAAGGTCGTGCCAACAGCAAGGAACAAAAGCACGAATTCATCCTTTATCACCCGTTGGAGGTCGAACAAATGCTTTTACCCGAAACTGCCGCATTTCTCGCCGTCAAAACTTACTTCAAAATGTTGGGACTGCCTCTGAAGTGCGAATCTCGCATCAACGCGGAATTCATGAGTCCCGGCGGCGCCAAAACCAAACTGCCAATTCTGCAATATGGGAACGTTTTGGTCGCGGAATTCCTGCCAATTGTGGATTTTTTGGAGCATGAAGGGTACTCGCTCTGGCCGAAGGACATGGAAAAGCGCGAACGGGAGAATTGGAATGCGAAGTTGCAAGAAATGGACAACACTTTCACGAATGCCGAACTTTTCGTGTGTTGGATGGATGACGCTGTGCGTGAGACAATTACGTATCCGCGTTACGGAAGCCCGTATCCATGGCCCTTGAACCACATTCAGGCATGGCGGAAGCATCGACAGGTGAAAAAGTTGCTGGATGTCGACGAATGGCTCGATTACGACATGGAAATGGTCGGAAGtgaaattaaagataaatgtCGCGAATTAAGTGAAATGTTGCAAGATCGTCCGTACTTTAATGGAGCGTTTCCCACGGAATTTGACGCTTTGATGTTCGGGCATTTGTATGCGACGATCACGACGAATTTAAATAACGTCGAGTTGGCGGAGAAAATCAATCAGAAGAGTAATTTGACGAGATTTTGTCAGCATATTGAGCAGGAATATTACAGCAGGAAGGGAAGTCGTTAA
- the LOC134831361 gene encoding ATP-dependent DNA/RNA helicase DHX36-like — protein sequence MSNRYGNRYARGGRGRGGNFNSNRSRDDDSTAGFSRGGGRGGHPAGLRGRDIGLYYASMSKQRREEDEKRLEKDITIPSNKILEIQKYLKNCKYLMDDQKNEFSEDSEAKKFQQEFERVTKTEMEDQIQLSIAMRMSQEPDETKKINFSKPKGNLELQNFREKLPCWQFRDEIVKIIHENQVVLIKGETGCGKTTQVTQFILDDAIKSQNSKKISIVCTQPRRISAVTVAERVAIERGEKLGDSVGYNIRLDSIMPRNRAGNILYCTTGCVLKYLESDPALLDVTHVILDEVHERDTNSDLLMGIFKVIIKYRPELKIILMSATLNAEVFANYFDGCPTLEIPGKIYPVDEFYLEDVLSMLNFTQFRENSRREVPFWARHRRGFKDPAADLREILSPHVSGLRKKYGPQVVQALMNPQSENADLELIEELIFYISMNLGPGAILVFLPGYGQISKLCTSLTKSGRFPERKFKIFPLHSLLTGADQKKVFERCEQGVRKIIVATNIAETSVTIDDVVYVINAGKRKLTNYDAETNVQVLEEMWVSKANSKQRKGRAGRCQPGICYHLYTRARENSLEDDILPEIQRIRLDDIILSLKILGISDVKTFLSKLISVPNQKIIEHSMTLLKRLEALTPEELLTPLGYHLARLPVDAQTGKMILFGALFSCLDPVTCIAASLTFRDPFYTVMGKERELDRIKLEFARDSKSDHLMVANVMRNWRRAQQERDNNFLRENFLSFQTLKQLEDMQEQFYKLLGEAKFIEGRGVLDQKTNRNSDNEKVVRGVICAGLYPNIAKIMRVKTRKNFADATPMVETKEDGKCSIHPCSVNARQRTFNHQYLVYHLKQRTQKLNILDCTTVSPYSILFFGDLIESKPEEGTIQVADYLKFKCDAETQKLLIQLREGLNKLLKEKIWRPSPVDWDGHEGALLMAIIHLLSIEDSNEYDDDCDDLNYS from the exons ATGTCGAATCGTTACGGTAACAGATACGCTCGCGGAGGTCGAGGCAGAGGCggaaat ttcaacTCGAATCGCAGCAGAGATGATGACTCGACAGCCGGATTTTCGCGTGGCGGAGGGCGCGGAGGACATCCAGCAGGGTTGCGAGGACGAGATATCGGCTTATATTACGCCTCCATGAGCAAACAACGTCGGGAGGAAGACGAAAAACGCTTGGAAAAGGACATAACAATCccttctaataaaattttggagatCCAAAAATACCTGAAAAACTGTAAATACCTCATGGATGAccagaaaaatgaattttcggaAGATTCTGAAGCGAAAAAGTTTCAACAAGAGTTCGAACGTGTCACAAAAACCGAAATGGAGGATCAAATCCAACTTTCGATCGCGATGCGGATGAGCCAAGAACCggatgaaacgaaaaaaatcaatttttccaaGCCGAAAGGCAATTTAGAGCTCCAAAATTTCCGTGAAAAGCTCCCATGTTGGCAGTTTCGtgatgaaattgtaaaaattattcacgaAAATCAAGTTGTTCTCATCAAAGGGGAGACAGGATGCGGAAAAACGACACAAGTAACGCAATTTATCCTCGATGACGcgataaaatctcaaaattctaaaaaaatttcaattgtttgTACCCAACCTCGTCGAATTTCTGCTGTGACAGTTGCTGAACGTGTCGCAATCGAACGCGGCGAGAAATTGGGCGATTCTGTCGGTTACAACATTCGCTTAGACTCGATAATGCCCCGAAATCGCGCGGGAAATATCTTGTATTGCACCACTGGATGCGTTTTAAAGTATTTGGAATCGGATCCGGCATTGCTGGATGTCACTCATGTCATTCTAGATGAGGTTCATGAACGAGATACCAACTCGGATTTGTTAATGGGCATCTTCAAGGTCATCATTAAATACCGCCCGGAGCTTAAAATTATCCTCATGAGTGCGACTTTGAATGCGGAGGTCTTCGCAAATTACTTTGACGGATGCCCAACCCTCGAAATTCCGGGAAAAATTTATCCCGTCGACGAGTTTTATTTGGAAGATGTGCTGTCGATGCTGAATTTCACGCAATTCAGGGAGAATAGTAGGCGAGAAGTACCTTTTTGGGCCCGACATCGTCGCGGATTTAAAGATCCAGCAGCAGATTTGAGGGAAATTTTATCGCCTCACGTGTCGGggttgcgaaaaaaatatggaccTCAAGTTGTTCAAGCACTAATGAACCCCCAATCTGAAAATGCTGACCTGGAATTGATCgaagagttaattttttatatctcgATGAATTTAGGGCCTGGAGCGATTTTGGTTTTTCTTCCGGGATACGGGCAAATATCGAAACTTTGTACAAGTTTGACCAAATCTGGGCGATTTCccgaaagaaaattcaaaatttttccgcTTCATTCACTTTTGACGGGCGCGGATCAGAAAAAAGTCTTCGAAAGATGCGAACAAGgcgttcgaaaaataattgtagCAACAAATATCGCCGAAACATCAGTTACCATCGACGATGTCGTCTACGTAATCAACGCTGGGAAGCGAAAACTCACGAATTACGATGCAGAAACGAATGTTCAGGTGTTGGAGGAGATGTGGGTGTCAAAAGCCAATTCCAAACAACGAAAAGGTCGCGCAGGACGATGTCAACCCGGGATTTGTTATCATTTGTACACGCGGGCGCGTGAAAATTCACTCGAGGATGACATTTTGCCGGAAATTCAGCGTATTCGATTAGACGATATCATCTTGTCgttgaaaattttgggaaTTTCTGACGTAAAAACTTTCCTGTCGAAGCTAATTTCGGTCCCAAaccaaaaaatcatcgaacaCAGCATGACATTGCTCAAAAGACTTGAAGCTTTAACGCCTGAAGAGCTTTTAACGCCCCTCGGATATCACTTGGCTCGATTGCCGGTCGATGCGCAAACCGGCAAAATGATTCTTTTTGGCGCGCTTTTTAGTTGTCTTGATCCCGTGACTTGCATTGCGGCGAGTTTGACGTTTCGCGATCCTTTTTACACCGTCATGGGCAAAGAACGTGAATTGGATAGAATTAAACTTGAATTTGCTCGGGACTCGAAAAGTGATCATTTGATGGTTGCGAATGTCATGAGAAATTGGCGACGAGCGCAACAAGAgagagataataattttttgcgcgaaaattttttgagttttcaaACGTTGAAACAGCTTGAGGACATGCAGgaacaattttataaacttctGGGTGAAGCGAAATTCATTGAAGGACGAGGAGTTTTGGATCAAAAGACGAATCGCAACTCAGACAATGAAAAAGTTGTGAGGGGAGTCATTTGTGCGGGACTTTATCCGAATATTGCGAAGATCATGAGGGTTaaaacgaggaaaaatttCGCCG atgcaACTCCAATGGTCGAAACCAAAGAAGATGGCAAATGTTCGATTCATCCGTGTTCCGTTAATGCTCGACAGAGAACTTTTAATCATCAATATCTCGTTTATCATCTGAAACAAAGGACGCAAAAGCTTAATATTCTCGATTGTACGACAGTGAGTCCTTAttctattttgttttttggcgATTTGATCGAATCCAAGCCAGAAGAAGGAACCATTCAAGTAGCAGATTACCTGAAATTCAAATGTGATGCAGAAACACAGAAGTTGTTGATACAACTGAGAGAaggattaaataaattgttgaagGAGAAAATTTGGAGACCGTCGCCTGTTGATTGGGATGGACATGAAGGAGCGCTTTtgat ggcAATCATCCATCTTCTCTCAATAGAAGACTCCAACGAATACGACGACGACTGTGATGACTTAAACtacagttga
- the LOC134830451 gene encoding mitochondrial ornithine transporter 1-like, with protein sequence MHSTTTNNEGDKFKIGCIDFTAGSLGGVALVYVSQPLDTVKVKMQTFPDAYKGMTDCLVKTFKRDGVARGLYAGTMPAVAANVAENSVLFAAYGACQNAVGYCIGQHDIKELSPLANATAGFLAAFFSSFTLCPTELIKCRLQAMREVQTQKGQVGAALVSPYQLTKSVLKTEGVPGLFRGLTSTFAREMPGYFFFFGGYELSRNYLANPGETKDEIGPLKTMLAGAIGGICLWTAIFPADVIKSRIQVTGTTRGMFDVGIEIFKKEGALALYNGLKPTVLRTIPATSVLFLVYEYTKKFLTQKFVD encoded by the exons atgcaTTCCACAACGACAAATAATGAAGGAGACAAGTTCAAAATCGGTTGTATTGACTTCACGGCGGGATCTTTAG gcGGCGTAGCTCTTGTTTACGTGAGTCAACCTTTGGATACCGTAAAAGTCAAGATGCAAACCTTTCCTGATGCGTACAAAGGCATGACAGATTGTTTAGTGAAGACTTTCAAGCGAGATGGTGTCGCTCGAGGACTTTATGCGGGAACAATGCCCGCTGTAGCTGCCAATGTCGCTGAAAATTCGGTACTTTTTGcgg CGTATGGCGCGTGTCAAAATGCCGTCGGTTACTGCATCGGTCAACATGACATCAAGGAATTATCTCCATTGGCGAATGCAACTGCTGGATTTCTCGCTGCTTTCTTTTCTTCCTTCACATTATGCCCCACGGAGCTGATAAAATGTCGACTTCAGGCGATGCGCGAGGTCCAAACGCAAAAAGGACAAGTTGGAGCGGCGCTCGTGAGTCCTTACCAGCTGACAAAAAGTGTTTTGAAGACAGAAGGCGTTCCGGGACTGTTTCGTGGATTAACATCGACTTTTGCGCGTGAAATGCCGGgatactttttcttcttcggaGGTTATGAGTTGTCACGAAATTATCTTGCGAA tcccGGAGAGACAAAAGACGAAATAGGACCATTGAAGACGATGTTAGCAGGAGCAATTGGAGGCATTTGTTTGTGGACCGCGATTTTCCCGGCAGATGTTATAAAGTCAAGGATTCAAGTTACGGGCACTACAAGAGGAATGTTTGACGTTGGAatcgaaattttcaagaaagaaGGCGCTCTTGCGTTGTACAATGGATTGAAACCGACCGTTTTGAGAACAATTCCGGCGACGTCGGTGCTGTTTTTGGTTTATGAGTACACGAAAAAGTTccttacacaaaaatttgtcgaTTAA